One Vicinamibacterales bacterium genomic region harbors:
- a CDS encoding pitrilysin family protein, with protein MNRKLIVVGGFVLGVAALAAQPALPTGVTKGPSMGGITEYDYPNGLRVLLYPDAGEPKITINVTYLVGSRHEGYGETGMAHLLEHMDFIETTGGRKIKNEITAHTSAWNGTTSDDRTNYYETIPSTDDNLQWALGLEADRMVNVKFTKEILDTEMTVVRNEFERGENNPASILRERVASTAYLWHNYGKSTIGSKDDLERVPVNRLAEFYRKFYQPDNAVLTITGRIDETKTLQMVAVTLGALPRPTRVLDQTYTVEPPQDGERFVALRRVGQGQNVIVAYHAVSASHPDAAALQVLAGIMSGGGGRGGRGGGGGGGQEGRLAKALVDANLAESASMGFQLEYDPGLVMVSANLNQDQSLDKARDALFKTIDDVIANPPSAQEVDRVVSQMLRGLENNLSNPQAIATGALNTAIAQGDWRLMFLQHDRLDSVTPGEIVRVAKAYFKPSNRTVGYYIPDAAPDRSVISAAPDLKEILKNYTSTVKVARAESFDPTIPNIEQRIVRSTLANGMKVAVLPKKTANNIVIGRVDLRFGDATSLRGQREPASMAGALLMDGTTNHTREQLQEALSKLNAQVTVGGGAGAGRGGRGGGAGGGALGTVSATITAPAENFETALHLAAEILRTPAYPQDAFDRLKTQRLKALELTPTEPNQLASDLLNRHLSPFAASDAQYVPTREEQIPDLRTVTLEDARRFHDRFYGASDGVLAIVGPVDPAAIKKDSEALFGVWKSREPYRALAPPFKAVAPINEKIETPDKANAEFLAGERFEMSQNDPDYPAMVLASYLFGEPITSRISDRIRNREGLSYGANARITVPAEGDSAMLSGTVSLNPGAGPKVEASFVDELKSVSEKGFTAAEVDGAKKAWLDSRLVGRATDAALVALMVSHEQIDRPLQWDADLEKKIAALTADQVNAAFRRHIDPAALSIVKAGDFKAAGVYK; from the coding sequence ATGAACAGGAAGTTGATCGTTGTCGGGGGATTCGTCCTCGGAGTCGCCGCGCTCGCGGCACAGCCGGCGTTGCCGACCGGCGTCACCAAGGGTCCGTCGATGGGCGGCATCACCGAATACGACTACCCGAACGGCCTCCGCGTGCTGCTCTATCCCGACGCCGGCGAGCCGAAGATCACGATCAACGTGACCTATCTGGTCGGCTCGCGCCACGAGGGCTACGGCGAGACCGGCATGGCGCACCTGCTCGAGCACATGGACTTCATCGAGACGACCGGCGGCCGTAAGATCAAGAACGAGATCACCGCCCACACTTCGGCCTGGAACGGCACGACGAGCGACGATCGGACGAACTACTACGAGACGATCCCCTCGACCGACGACAACCTGCAGTGGGCGCTCGGCCTCGAAGCCGACCGCATGGTCAACGTCAAGTTCACCAAGGAAATCCTCGACACCGAGATGACGGTGGTGCGCAACGAGTTCGAGCGCGGCGAGAACAACCCGGCCTCCATCCTGCGCGAGCGCGTCGCCTCGACCGCCTACCTCTGGCACAACTACGGCAAGTCGACGATCGGATCGAAGGACGATCTCGAACGCGTGCCGGTCAATCGGCTGGCCGAGTTCTACCGGAAGTTCTATCAGCCCGACAACGCGGTGCTGACGATCACCGGGCGCATCGACGAAACGAAGACGCTGCAGATGGTCGCCGTCACGCTCGGCGCACTCCCGCGGCCGACCCGGGTGCTCGACCAGACCTACACCGTCGAGCCGCCGCAGGACGGCGAACGCTTCGTCGCGCTGCGCCGCGTCGGGCAGGGGCAGAACGTCATCGTCGCCTATCACGCCGTGTCGGCCTCGCATCCCGACGCGGCGGCGCTGCAGGTGCTGGCCGGCATCATGAGCGGCGGGGGCGGTCGCGGCGGTCGCGGCGGCGGAGGCGGAGGGGGGCAGGAAGGACGCCTCGCCAAGGCGCTGGTCGACGCCAACCTCGCCGAGTCGGCGTCGATGGGTTTCCAGCTGGAGTACGACCCGGGTCTGGTGATGGTGTCGGCGAACCTCAATCAGGATCAGTCCCTCGACAAAGCGCGCGACGCCCTCTTCAAGACGATCGACGACGTGATCGCGAATCCACCGTCAGCGCAGGAGGTGGACCGCGTCGTCAGCCAGATGCTGCGCGGGCTCGAGAACAACCTGTCGAACCCGCAGGCGATCGCCACCGGTGCGCTCAACACCGCGATCGCGCAGGGGGACTGGCGGCTGATGTTCCTGCAGCACGACCGGCTCGACTCGGTGACGCCGGGCGAGATCGTCCGTGTCGCCAAGGCCTACTTCAAGCCGTCGAATCGCACGGTCGGCTACTACATTCCCGACGCCGCGCCGGATCGCAGCGTGATCAGCGCGGCGCCCGATCTGAAAGAGATACTGAAGAACTACACCAGCACGGTCAAGGTCGCGCGCGCCGAGTCGTTCGATCCGACCATCCCGAACATCGAGCAGCGCATCGTCCGCTCGACGCTGGCGAACGGCATGAAGGTCGCCGTCCTTCCGAAGAAGACCGCGAACAACATCGTCATCGGGCGCGTCGACCTTCGTTTTGGCGATGCGACGTCACTCCGGGGCCAGCGCGAGCCGGCGTCGATGGCCGGCGCGTTGCTGATGGACGGGACGACCAACCACACCCGCGAGCAACTGCAAGAGGCCTTGAGCAAACTGAACGCGCAGGTGACGGTCGGCGGCGGCGCCGGCGCCGGGCGCGGCGGTCGCGGCGGCGGCGCAGGCGGCGGCGCACTCGGGACGGTCAGCGCCACCATCACCGCGCCGGCCGAGAACTTCGAGACGGCGCTCCACCTTGCGGCCGAGATCCTCCGGACGCCGGCCTATCCTCAGGACGCCTTCGATCGCCTGAAGACGCAGCGGCTGAAGGCGCTCGAACTGACGCCGACCGAGCCGAATCAACTCGCGAGCGATCTGCTGAACCGCCATCTCAGTCCTTTTGCGGCGAGCGATGCGCAGTACGTGCCGACGCGGGAGGAGCAGATTCCGGACCTCCGCACGGTGACGCTGGAGGATGCGCGGCGCTTCCATGATCGCTTTTACGGCGCGAGCGACGGCGTGCTGGCCATCGTCGGGCCGGTGGACCCGGCGGCGATCAAGAAAGACTCGGAAGCGCTGTTCGGCGTATGGAAGAGCCGTGAGCCGTATCGCGCGCTCGCCCCTCCGTTCAAAGCGGTGGCGCCGATCAACGAGAAGATCGAGACGCCCGACAAGGCCAACGCCGAGTTCCTCGCCGGCGAGCGCTTCGAGATGTCACAGAACGATCCCGACTACCCGGCGATGGTGCTGGCGAGCTACCTGTTCGGGGAACCGATCACGTCACGCATCTCGGATCGCATCCGGAACCGCGAGGGCTTGAGCTACGGCGCCAACGCGCGCATCACGGTGCCGGCCGAGGGGGACTCGGCGATGCTGTCCGGAACGGTGAGTCTCAACCCGGGCGCCGGGCCGAAGGTCGAGGCGAGCTTCGTCGACGAGCTGAAAAGCGTGTCCGAGAAGGGATTCACCGCGGCGGAAGTGGACGGCGCGAAGAAGGCGTGGCTCGACTCGCGCCTGGTTGGCCGCGCGACGGATGCCGCGCTGGTCGCGCTGATGGTATCGCACGAACAGATCGACCGTCCGCTGCAGTGGGACGCGGATCTCGAGAAGAAGATTGCCGCGCTCACCGCCGATCAGGTGAACGCGGCATTCCGCAGACACATCGATCCCGCCGCGCTGTCAATCGTCAAGGCTGGCGACTTCAAGGCGGCCGGCGTCTACAAATAG
- a CDS encoding MFS transporter: MNPTIRLKLILMMVLEFFIWGAWYPLIFGYLPSVGFSPAEQTWILSTFPVAAIIGMFFSNQFADRNFAAERFLAASHLIGGVAMIALFFTQSFWPFFGFMLIHCLLYVPTISITNSISFANMKDAQKEFGIVRMGGTIGWVLAAWPMTFILVDWDKVHATATTGFVDWLGTVLGSGLTGAALAAGTKWVFIVAGIASLILAAFSLTLPHTPPKKVTAGSDKFAWLEALKLLAAPFILVLFVVTFIDSTVHNLFFNWTGSFLGTAVAAGGVGIPGNWIMPVMSIGQVAEISTMAILGITLKRFGWRTTMILGIMGHAARFAVFAFFPQYKAAIILINVIHGVAYAFFFATVYIFVDEFFPKDVRASAQGLFNLMILGLGPLVANVIGPKLMGETFKTAAGVDFRSLFLVPLGMAILAAVLLAAAFRPPAKRSAQVAAHA; encoded by the coding sequence ATGAATCCGACGATCCGCCTCAAGCTGATTCTGATGATGGTATTGGAATTCTTCATCTGGGGAGCCTGGTACCCGTTGATCTTCGGCTACCTTCCGAGCGTCGGCTTCTCACCGGCCGAGCAGACCTGGATCCTCAGCACCTTCCCGGTCGCCGCGATCATCGGCATGTTCTTCAGCAATCAGTTCGCCGATCGCAACTTCGCCGCGGAGCGGTTCCTGGCGGCGAGTCATCTCATCGGCGGCGTCGCGATGATCGCGCTCTTCTTCACGCAGAGCTTCTGGCCATTCTTCGGCTTCATGCTGATTCACTGCCTGCTCTACGTGCCGACGATCTCGATCACCAACTCGATCTCCTTCGCCAACATGAAGGATGCGCAGAAGGAATTCGGCATCGTTCGCATGGGCGGCACGATCGGCTGGGTGCTGGCGGCGTGGCCGATGACGTTCATCCTCGTCGACTGGGACAAGGTGCACGCGACCGCGACGACCGGCTTCGTCGACTGGCTCGGCACCGTGCTCGGCTCGGGGCTGACCGGCGCGGCGCTGGCGGCCGGCACGAAGTGGGTGTTCATCGTCGCCGGCATCGCGTCGCTGATCCTCGCCGCCTTCAGCCTGACGCTCCCGCACACGCCGCCGAAGAAGGTGACGGCCGGCTCCGACAAGTTCGCATGGCTCGAGGCGCTGAAGCTGCTGGCCGCGCCGTTCATACTCGTGCTGTTCGTCGTCACGTTTATCGACTCCACGGTGCACAACCTCTTCTTCAACTGGACGGGCTCGTTCCTCGGCACGGCCGTGGCCGCCGGCGGCGTCGGCATTCCGGGGAACTGGATCATGCCGGTGATGAGCATCGGCCAGGTCGCCGAGATTTCGACGATGGCGATTCTCGGGATCACGCTGAAACGATTCGGCTGGCGAACGACGATGATCCTGGGGATCATGGGGCATGCGGCGCGTTTCGCTGTGTTCGCATTCTTTCCGCAGTACAAGGCCGCGATCATCCTGATCAACGTGATCCACGGCGTCGCCTATGCGTTCTTCTTCGCGACCGTCTACATCTTCGTCGACGAGTTCTTCCCGAAGGACGTACGCGCCAGCGCGCAGGGGTTGTTCAACCTGATGATTCTCGGCCTCGGCCCGCTCGTGGCCAACGTCATCGGTCCGAAGCTGATGGGCGAGACGTTCAAGACGGCGGCAGGCGTCGACTTCCGCAGCCTGTTCCTCGTGCCGCTCGGCATGGCGATCCTCGCGGCGGTGCTGCTGGCGGCGGCGTTCCGCCCGCCGGCGAAGCGAAGCGCGCAGGTCGCCGCGCACGCGTAG
- a CDS encoding histidine phosphatase family protein yields the protein MRIVLVRHRRPGGVSTALIPGRAIGDWVRRYDAVGVAQDVAPPPTARELASAAACIVASDLRRARESAEWLAPTRSIILDAGLREAPLPESLGIALRLSPGAWIVIARLAWFLNWGGASETATATRVRAVRIADRLAALAAEHESVMAVGHGIFNRFLARELRRRGWRGPRRFPPGYWGVAEFEHDIAAARQG from the coding sequence ATGCGCATCGTCCTCGTTCGTCACCGCAGACCGGGGGGTGTCAGCACGGCACTGATCCCCGGACGCGCAATTGGCGACTGGGTACGCCGTTACGACGCGGTCGGTGTCGCTCAGGACGTCGCGCCGCCACCGACAGCCCGCGAGTTGGCGTCAGCGGCGGCCTGTATCGTCGCTAGCGATCTGCGCAGGGCTCGCGAGTCGGCCGAGTGGCTCGCGCCTACGCGCAGCATCATCCTTGATGCCGGTTTGCGCGAGGCTCCGCTCCCGGAATCGCTCGGCATCGCATTAAGGCTGTCCCCCGGTGCGTGGATTGTGATCGCCCGTCTGGCGTGGTTCCTCAATTGGGGCGGGGCCAGCGAGACCGCGACCGCGACGCGTGTGAGGGCTGTGCGAATAGCCGACCGTCTGGCGGCTCTTGCTGCCGAGCACGAGTCTGTCATGGCGGTGGGCCATGGGATCTTCAATCGATTTCTCGCTCGAGAGCTCCGGCGACGAGGATGGCGAGGACCGAGGAGGTTCCCGCCCGGCTACTGGGGCGTCGCGGAATTCGAGCATGACATCGCCGCGGCCAGGCAGGGCTGA
- a CDS encoding DUF1080 domain-containing protein gives MTQMIALLLSLFVLQAPAPKAGPWRSLFDGKSMDAWRIFKTDKAPKMCETPGAKDCWEIVDGVLQKDSHANDVASREQFGDFELELEWNIGDASNSGIFYRGTDDFDQIYWSAPEYQLLDNVNAADNKKDNHLAGSVYDLFAPPKGAAHPAGQWNQTRIVAKGTHVEHWLNGNEVASYDVGSPEWEAAIQASKFSPEKYPKFGRAAKGYLGIQGDHPGTLKLRNIRIRELM, from the coding sequence ATGACCCAGATGATCGCGCTGCTGCTCTCCCTGTTCGTCCTGCAGGCGCCAGCGCCGAAAGCGGGACCGTGGAGATCGCTCTTCGACGGGAAGAGCATGGATGCCTGGCGCATCTTCAAGACCGACAAGGCGCCGAAGATGTGCGAGACGCCGGGCGCCAAGGACTGCTGGGAGATCGTGGACGGCGTGCTGCAGAAGGACAGCCACGCCAACGACGTCGCCTCCAGAGAGCAGTTCGGCGACTTCGAGCTCGAGCTCGAGTGGAACATCGGCGACGCCAGCAACAGCGGCATCTTCTACCGCGGCACCGACGACTTCGACCAGATTTATTGGAGCGCGCCCGAGTATCAGCTGCTCGACAACGTCAACGCCGCGGACAACAAGAAGGACAACCACCTCGCCGGATCGGTCTACGACCTGTTCGCCCCGCCGAAGGGGGCCGCGCATCCGGCCGGCCAGTGGAACCAGACGCGCATCGTCGCCAAGGGGACGCACGTCGAGCACTGGCTCAACGGCAACGAGGTCGCCTCGTACGACGTCGGCAGCCCCGAGTGGGAAGCGGCGATCCAGGCGAGCAAGTTCAGCCCTGAGAAGTATCCCAAGTTCGGCCGCGCCGCGAAGGGGTATCTCGGCATCCAGGGGGATCATCCCGGAACGCTGAAGCTGCGGAATATTCGGATCCGCGAGCTGATGTAG
- a CDS encoding Gfo/Idh/MocA family oxidoreductase, with amino-acid sequence MTPVFEGGLMDDQSKGVSRRQFIETAALTGASIAIVPRHVLGRGYTPPSDLLNIASVGIGGMGHTNLANVGTQNIVAICDVDWDYAGKSIERFSRELEQRRNPAPARAGQSPNLDPARQGQTAAGYQHLVDQLPKTKHYTDYREMLSQQKDIDAVIVATPDHMHAPIASAAMDLGKHVYVQKPLCWSVEEARHLAAKAKANPKLATQMGNQGHSHSESRSTVEYIQQGAIGDVREVHVWTNRPLGYWPQGLPRPDAAAMQTKDGQPLAWNGPGVEKRLAAAMAGNYPVPETLKWDLFLGVAPFVDYHPVYHPFNWRGWVDWGQGALGDMGAHLIDFPFWSLDLDMPTSVETISTPFNDVCYPNATTAYYEFAARGNKPAVKLTWYDGGLLPPRPAEFSDEMVEKNGHKVYKENVNPDGGVMFIGSKGKLMHETYGYKPQLLPHALHDSYGKPKETLPRIQASHEMNWVEAAKGNGQTSSPFSYAARLVEVMLLGVVSLRARTKIYYDAQNMRVTNSDYANQFLRREYRGGWKLSTM; translated from the coding sequence ATGACACCCGTTTTTGAAGGGGGACTCATGGACGACCAGTCGAAGGGCGTTTCGCGGCGGCAGTTCATCGAAACTGCCGCGCTCACCGGCGCGTCGATCGCCATCGTGCCTCGGCACGTGCTCGGACGCGGCTACACACCGCCATCCGATCTTCTCAACATCGCCAGCGTCGGCATCGGCGGCATGGGCCACACCAACCTGGCCAACGTCGGCACCCAGAACATCGTCGCGATCTGCGACGTCGACTGGGACTACGCCGGGAAATCGATCGAGCGATTCTCGCGCGAGCTCGAGCAGCGCCGGAATCCCGCGCCGGCGCGCGCCGGCCAGTCGCCGAACCTCGATCCGGCGCGCCAGGGGCAGACGGCCGCCGGCTATCAGCACCTCGTCGATCAGCTGCCGAAAACGAAGCACTACACCGACTACCGCGAGATGCTCTCGCAACAGAAGGACATCGACGCGGTGATCGTCGCCACGCCCGATCACATGCACGCGCCGATCGCGTCGGCCGCGATGGACCTCGGCAAGCACGTCTACGTGCAGAAGCCGCTGTGCTGGTCGGTCGAGGAGGCCCGCCATCTCGCCGCGAAGGCGAAGGCGAATCCAAAGCTCGCGACGCAGATGGGCAACCAGGGGCACTCCCACAGCGAGAGCCGCTCGACCGTCGAGTACATCCAGCAGGGGGCGATCGGCGACGTCCGCGAAGTGCACGTCTGGACCAACCGGCCGCTCGGCTACTGGCCGCAGGGGCTGCCGCGTCCCGACGCCGCGGCGATGCAGACCAAGGACGGGCAGCCGCTGGCGTGGAACGGCCCCGGCGTCGAGAAACGCCTCGCCGCGGCGATGGCGGGCAATTACCCGGTGCCCGAGACGCTGAAATGGGATCTCTTCCTCGGGGTCGCGCCGTTCGTCGACTATCACCCCGTCTATCACCCGTTCAACTGGCGCGGCTGGGTCGACTGGGGCCAGGGGGCGCTCGGCGACATGGGCGCCCATCTCATCGACTTTCCCTTCTGGTCGCTCGACCTCGACATGCCGACCAGCGTCGAAACGATCTCGACGCCGTTCAACGACGTCTGCTATCCCAACGCGACGACCGCGTATTACGAGTTCGCGGCGCGCGGCAACAAGCCGGCGGTGAAGCTCACGTGGTACGACGGCGGCCTGCTGCCGCCGCGGCCCGCCGAGTTCAGCGACGAGATGGTCGAGAAGAACGGCCACAAGGTGTACAAGGAGAACGTCAATCCCGACGGCGGCGTCATGTTCATCGGCAGCAAGGGCAAGCTGATGCACGAGACCTACGGCTACAAGCCGCAACTGCTGCCGCATGCGCTCCACGACTCGTACGGCAAGCCGAAGGAGACGCTGCCGCGCATCCAGGCGTCGCACGAGATGAATTGGGTCGAGGCGGCCAAGGGCAACGGCCAGACCTCGTCGCCGTTCTCCTACGCGGCGCGGCTGGTCGAGGTGATGCTGCTCGGTGTCGTCTCGCTGCGGGCGCGCACGAAGATCTACTACGACGCCCAGAACATGCGCGTCACCAACTCCGACTACGCCAACCAGTTCCTCCGTCGCGAATACCGCGGCGGGTGGAAGCTGTCGACGATGTAG